A single genomic interval of Gouania willdenowi chromosome 10, fGouWil2.1, whole genome shotgun sequence harbors:
- the mtmr7a gene encoding myotubularin-related protein 7a, which yields MEHIRLPKVEHVRLLDRVSPRRSRLGTLYLTATHSIFVESQGAARNETWVLHGLVCSVEQLASTSSGSPLLIRCKNFRVLHFIVPQERDCHDILLSLQRLCRPESYEELYCFSYKPNVNAEERRQEWDLLDVRADYSRMGLPNSQWKLTPVNHHYKVCDTYPAELLVPESATPPVIVGSSKFRSRGRFPTLAYYSKENHASICRSSQPLSGFSARCLEDEQMLEAILRSNPHSDFIYVVDTRPKLNAIANRAAGKGYENEDNYSNIKFQFLGIENIHVMRNSQQKILDVCEQRSPSMSDFLEGLESSGWLRHIKSVLNAGVFIAKAVAVEGVSVLVHCSDGWDRTAQVCSVASVLLDPYYRTIKGLMVLIEKDWISFGHKFSHRCNHLVGDPKEVSPVFDQFLECLWQLMQQFPCGFEFNERFLITIHSHVYSCQFGNFIGNNQREKIQLGVREKTHSLWSDLWTNRADYTNPLYRPDHCQTQGLLRPSTAPHCFKFWSGLFNRFDHGVHPRQSVEDYLITIQEETQQLEEQRASHKQKIAQLNQEQRFSVTTKRATCERSSRAQSHSNDLCAANTPQDYTCSFFTSSPCQPVATDSSMFGELSDSNQTTKSSFSNGSDQESGIADLSCRSPPSEDSSRDPDSDEAA from the exons GTAGAGCATGTCCGGCTCCTGGACAGGGTGTCCCCCAGGAGGAGCAGGCTGGGCACCCTCTACCTCACTGCCACCCACAGCATCTTTGTGGAGAGCCAGGGTGCTGCTCGCAATGAAACATGG GTGCTTCATGGGCTGGTGTGCAGTGTGGAACAACTGGCCTCTACCTCCTCAGGGTCTCCACTGCTGATTCGCTGTAAGAATTTCAGGGTTCTTCATTTTATCGTCCCCCAAGAGCGCGACTGCCACGACATTCTTCTGTCcctgcagcgtctctgccgccCCG AGAGCTACGAGGAGCTCTACTGTTTCTCCTACAAGCCAAATGTGAATGCGGAGGAGAGGAGGCAGGAATGGGACCTTTTGGACGTCAGAGCTGATTACAGCAGAATGGGACTCCCAAACTCTCAGTGGAAACTCACTCCTGTCAATCACCACTATAAG GTGTGTGACACTTATCCTGCTGAGCTGCTCGTACCGGAATCAGCCACACCTCCCGTCATAGTGGGAAGCTCCAAGTTTAGAAGCAGAGGCCGATTTCCCACCCTGGCGTACTATTCCAAAGAAAATCAC GCGTCCATCTGCCGCAGCAGCCAGCCGCTGTCGGGCTTCAGCGCTCGCTGCCTGGAAGACGAGCAGATGCTAGAGGCCATCCTGAGGTCCAATCCCCACAGCGACTTCATCTATGTGGTGGACACCAGGCCCAAG TTAAACGCTATTGCAAACCGAGCAGCAGGAAAAGGCTACGAAAATGAAGACAACTACTCCAACATTAAATTCCAGTTTCTTGGCATCGAGAACATCCACGTCATGAGGAACAGCCAGCAGAAAATTCTTGATG TGTGTGAGCAGCGTTCCCCCTCCATGTCTGACTTCCTGGAGGGTCTGGAGAGCTCAGGCTGGCTGAGGcacataaaatctgttttgAATGCAGGCGTCTTCATTGCCAAG GCTGTTGCTGTGGAAGGTGTCAGTGTCCTGGTTCACTGTTCAGACGGTTGGGATCGTACAGCCCAGGTTTGCTCTGTGGCTTCTGTGCTACTGGATCCGTACTACAGAACCATAAAAGGACTCATG GTTCTCATTGAGAAAGACTGGATCTCATTTGGACATAAGTTCTCTCACAG ATGCAACCACCTGGTAGGAGATCCCAAAGAGGTGTCCCCAGTTTTTGATCAGTTTCTGGAGTGCCTTTGGCAGCTTATGCAGCAGTTCCCCTGTGGCTTTGAGTTCAATGAGAGGTTCCTTATCACCATTCACAGCCACGTCTACTCCTGCCAGTTCGGTAACTTCATTGGGAACAACCAGAGGGAAAAGATCCAACTGGG AGTGCGTGAGAAAACTCACTCTCTTTGGAGTGATCTATGGACTAACAGAGCAGATTACACCAACCCTTTGTACCGGCCTGACCACTGCCAGACTCAAGGGCTCCTCAGGCCGTCTACTGCCCCCCACTGCTTCAA GTTTTGGAGTGGACTGTTTAACAGATTTGATCACGGGGTACATCCTCGACAGTCTGTAGAGGATTATTTGATCACCATCCAAGAAGAGACCCAGCAGCTGGAGGAGCAGCGAGCTTCACACAAACAG AAAATTGCTCAGCTGAATCAGGAGCAACGGTTCAGTGTTACCACGAAAAGAGCCACGTGTGAAAGGAGCTCTAGAGCACAGAGTCACAGTAATGACCTCTGTGCGGCCAACACTCCACAAGATTACACCTGCAGCTTCTTCACCAGCAGCCCCTGTCAGCCCGTAGCCACAGACAGCAGCATGTTTGGTGAACTGTCAGACTCAAACCAAACAACCAAGTCTTCCTTCTCTAACGGCAGCGACCAGGAGTCTGGGATTGCAGACTTAAGCTGCCGATCACCTCCCAGCGAGGACAGCAGCAGGGATCCGGACTCTGATGAGGCTGCCTGA